The genomic interval TGCAGCCCGGTGTAGAGAGTGGTCTGCTGGGGACGGCTGAGATAGTAGGCCCCGAGCCCGACGGTGGCGATCGTCGCGACGCCGATCAGCGCCAGCGCGATCAGTCTTCGGGTGCCCAGTTCGAGCAGGTTCGCCAAGAGTTTTTCTGCGTGTTCGCGGCCAGGCATGCATTTCCCCTGTGTCAGGTCCGACCAATGCTTGTGCCGACTATTGCTGGCCGAGCTTGCGCGAGGATTGCGGGTCATGAAAAAGGCCGCGCTCCGGAGAGCGCGGCCCTGGTCCTTCCGAAACCGGAAGGGATCAGCGGAACAGCGACAGGATGTTCTGGCTGCTCGAGTTGGCGATCGACAGCGCCTGGATGCCGAGCTGCTGCTGGACCTGAAGGGCCTGCAGACGGGTCGATTCCGCGTTCATGTCGGCGTCGACCAGCTGACCGATACCACGGTCGAGAGCGTCGGTCAGAGCCGAGATGAACTCACGCTGCAGTTCCACGCGCCGCTTGGCAGCGCCAAGCGAGGTGGCCGCATCGGTGATCTCGCCGAGCGCGTCGTCGACGTCGGAGATCATGCCTTCCAGGGTGGTCAGGTCGGCAGCGGAGTCGGTCAGGGCAGCGATGTTGATCGTGGCAACGGTGTTGCCGTTCGCCTGAGCCTTGTCGAGGATGCCGGACTGGTCGGCATCGTCGTAGAGTTCCGTCCTGGTGATGTCGATATCGATCTTCTCGATCGTGATCGCACCGCCCTGACGGCTGAACGAACCGACGACGGACTTGGTGGCATTGTAGGCCGCATCCGAGGAGTCGACCGACAGCCAGTTCTCGCCGTTGAACACCGCCGAATCGGCGATCGACCGCAGGTTGTCCTGCAGGGCGGTGATTTCCTCCTGGATCTTGCCACGATCGACGCCCGGCTGACGCGCGGCGACGAGCTTGGCCTTGATCTCGTTCACGAGGTCGACGGTGCTGTCCATGGCCGTGTACATCGTGTCGAGCGTCGCGGCACCGAGGCCGAGAGCGTCTTCGACGGCCGACAGGGCCATGTTGTCCGACCGCATGGTCGTGGCGATGGACCAGTAGGCCGCATTGTCCTCAGCGGTGGCAACACGGTAGCCGGTCGAGATGCGGCTCTGGGTTTCGGCCAGGGCCTTGTTGGTCGCGCTGAGGGTCTGCAGCGCGGTCATCGCGGAGGCGTTCGTCATAAGGCTAGACATGATGTGTCCCTTTCATGAATTGGAGTTCGTGCGGGACATACCGGGTTTGCACCGGTACGGCAGGGCGGCTTCATGCCTTTGGACCTTGTCTGTCTGCGGTCCAACCTGCCGTGGATTTCACGCTAGCCGGTCAGGCTTGCGCGAAGCTGGAGACGCCGTTGGGCATCAGAAGAACGATCGCACCAGGCTGCCGACGAGCAGATTCCAGCCGTCGATCAGGATGAAGAACAGCGCCTTGAAGGGCAGCGAGATCACCGTAGGCGGCAGCATCATCATGCCCATCGACATGGTGATGGTAGCGACGATCATGTCGATGACCAGGAACGGCAGCGCGATCAGAAATCCAATCTCGAAGCCGCGCCGCAATTCCGAGATCATGAAGGCCGGGATGAGCACGCGCAACTCGACCTCGCGGGGCGAGGCCGCCGGCGTGTCGGTCAGCCGGCCGGCGGCCAGGTCGTCGAACAGCACCAGGTCCTGCTCGCGCACCTGCGACAGCATGAACTCGCGGAACGGTTCGGTGATCCGGCCGTAGGCCTCCTGTTCGTCGATCTCGTTGTTCATCAGCGGCACGACGCCCTGCGTCCAGGCCCGGTCGAAGGTTGGCGCCATGACATAGAAGGTCATGAACAGGGCGAGCGAGATCAGGATCAGGTTGCCCGGCGTCGTCTGTAGGCCGATGCCCGAGCGCAGGAACGACAGTGCCACCGCGAAGCGGGTGAAGCTGGTGACCATGATCAGGATGCCCGGCGCGACGGACAGGACCGTCAGCAGCGCGATGATCTGGACGATGCGCCCGCTGGCGCTGCCCTCGCCCTCCGGAATCAGGGTCGACAGGTCGGGGATCTGCGCGCCCGCCGCCGTTGCGGTGGCCAGCAGGAAGGCGGCGGCGAGGACAAGACGCATTACTGGATCACCAGGGATTCGAGGATGAGTTCGCGCACGCGGCCGCCCGAACGGGCGACGGCGCGCTCATTCAGGTCTTCGCGCAGATGCTGCAAGCCGGCAGCGCCCTCGACCTGAGACAGGGTGATGGTGCGCAGGTAGGCGACGACGTCTTCCTCAATGCGCCCGGCAAGCATGCCGGCCTCCTCCACGTCGCCGTCGTCGAGCACGATCGAGGCCTGCAGGCGGATCCAGGCGTCGCGCGGCGCCGCCAGATTGGTCACCAGCGGCTTGAGGCCGCGCAGGCGCGCGTTGACGGCGTAGACGGGCGCGGCTGGCGCGGAGGCCGACGCGCCGCGTGCCTCCCGCGCCGCCGCCTCGCGCACGGTCTCCGCCAGATGCAGGCCGGCAACCGCACCGACGCCGCAGGCAAGCAGGGTCAGGAACGCCAGCATGCCGACGAAGCCGGCGGACGAACCGCCGGACGCGCGCACCCGGCGCGTCGATCCTGGAAAGGCTGTGTCGGCCATCTGGAAGCCTCCGCGTCCGGCTAGAAGGGGGTCACGATGTCGAGGACCTGCTGGCCCCAGCCAGGCTGCTGGATCTCGGAAATGCGGCCTCGGCCGCCGTAGGAGATCCGTGCCTCGGCAATCTTGTCGTAGGCGATCGTGTTGTCGCCACCGATGTCGCGCGGGCGGACGATCCCGGTCACGTGCAGGACGCGCATCTCGTAGTTGACGCGGACCTCCTGCGAACCGGAAATGACCAGGTTGCCATTCGGCAGCCGGTCGGTGACCACCGCCGCGACGGACAGCGCGATCTCCTCCTTGCGGTCGATGCTTCCCTTGCCGGTCGAGCTCGACGCAGAGCTTGCATCCAGCGCCGCGTCGCCGCCCGTCGAACTGCCGTCCCAGCCCGCCGAGGCTTCACCGCCGAAGCCGATGGAGGAATTGCGCCGGCGGTTGGAGGTGTTGTCGAGGGTCGCCTTGTCATTGATGGCAATGCGGACGGTCAGCACGTCTCCGATCCGCCGTGCGCGCGGATCGGAGAAGAAATCTTCACGACCGCTCACCCACAGCGAATTGTATTCCTTGCGGGCGCTCGGGCTGAAGGTGTTGAGCGGGAACATTGCGCCCGGCTGGGCCATGAGGCCATAGCCGACCGGCGACATGGTCGGCTCGCGCCCGACCTCGTTCAGTTGACCGGCACAGCCGGCGAGCAGAAGGGATCCGAGAAGGGCGGGGACTGCGCGCATCAGTGGCTCTCCTCGGCGCTGGCGCGGGACAGGCCCGCCATTGAATGGGTGAGCTGCGCGGCGCGGGCTGGCTCCATCTCGTCGAGAATCTGGCTGGCCTGGCGTGCTTTGAGCTTCACGAGCACCGCGACGGCGGTGTTCTCCTCCAGCGTCGCCAGCTGCGCGGCGGCCGCTTCCGGGCGCATGCGCGAAAAGATCGAGACGACATGGCCCTCGACTTCCTCGAGCACCCGCTCGCGCCGCTCGACCCATTCCTGGAATTCGGCGCGCTTGCGCTCCAGTTCGTCGATGCGCAGCTTCACCTTCTCCTCGAGGGCGACCAGGTTCCATGTCTGCCAGGCAAGTCGCGCCTCGGCCGCCGTGTCTGCCGTGTTGCGGCAGTACAGAGCGGCGTCGGTTTCCTGACCCTTGTCGCCTGCTCCGGCGTCCTGCGCCGCGGCGCCGAGACACCCGGTTGCCAGCACCGCGGCGAGGCAGAAGGGATAGAGCGTTCGGCCGTTCGGAAGTTTCTTGACCATGGACGGATCGTCCTTTCCTGTCGCTGCTGCGGCACAGAATGGGGCGGCTGGCTTGTGCGGGGCTTGAGACGGTCGCTGCTACTGGATCACCAGATCCGCCTGCAGCGCGCCCGCGGTCTTGATGGCCTGGAGGATGGCGATGATGCCGGTGGGCTTGAGGCCGATCCGGTTGAGGCCGCGCACGAGGGTCTGCAGGTCCGAGCCGCCGACGATGGCGAGCTGGCCGCCGTCCTGCTGGGCATCGATGAAGGTGCGCGGCGCAACGGCGGTCTGGCCCTGGTAGGAGAAGGGGGCAGGCTGCGAGATTTCGGGTGCCTCGGTGATGCGCACCGTCAGGTTGCCGTGGGTGACCGCCACGGTCGAGACCTGCACGTCGCGGCCGATGACCACCGTGCCGGTGCGTTCGTCGATGACCACCCGGGCGGCCTGGTCGGGCTGCACCAGCAGGCCCTCGATCTCGGCGATGAAGCGGGTCACGCCGACGTTGGCCGGCGCCTTCAGGTCGATGGACCGGTAGTCGCGTTCGCGGGCGGCAGTCATGCCGTACTGCGCCTTGGTGTGGCGGTTGATCGCATCGGCGACCCGCACGGCAGTGCGGAAGTCCGGGTTGCTGAGCTCGAGCACGAGCGCGGGAATGTTGGCGAAGCGGTCCGGAATGTCGCGCTCGATCAGCGCGCCGTTCGGGATCCGGCCGACGGTCGGGATGCCTTGCTTCAGCCTTTCCGCCTGACCGGCCTCAGAGAAGCCGGACACCGCCACCGCGCCCTGGGCGACCGCGTAGACGGATCCGTCGGCGCCCATCAGAGGCGTCGCGATCAGCGTGCCGCCGGCGAGCGATCCGGCGTCGCCGAGCGAGGAGACGCTGACGTCGATGCGCGACCCCTTGCCGGTGAAGGCCGGCAGGTCGGCGGTCACCACCACGGCGGCGACATTGCGGGTGCGCAGCCGGGCGCCGCGCACGTTGACGCCCATGCTGTCGAGCATCGACTGCAGCGACTGTTCGGTGAACGGCGAGTTGCGCAGCGTGTCGCCGGATCCCTGCAGGCCGATGACCAGGCCGTAGCCGACGAGCTGGTTGTCGCGCACGCCCTGGAGCGAGGCGATGTCCTTGATGCGCACCATGGCGGCGGCGGGCGGTACGGCGAGCAGGATCGCCAGCAGGGCGAGGAGAAGACGCATGGTCAGTTTTCCGTCAGGATCGAACCGTCGGCCTGCACCGTCCCGGTGACGATGACGCCGCTGTCGACGTTGCGCACGCGCACGACCGCGCCCGCGCCGCCGGACTGCAGCGCCTCGACCTGGGTCATGATGAACAGGCCGCCTTCCTTGAATACCAGGCGTGCCGGCTCGCCGCGCTTGACCAGCATGACCGGCGCGACGGCGCCGAGCGGGACCGGCTGGCCGGGCAGCAGAGTACGGCGGGCGACCATGCCGACCAGGTCGCGCGGGCTCGTGACGATCGCGAACTGGCGCGTGGTGTTTGCCGGAAAGCGCCGCTCGATCAGGAGGTCGGCGCCGATCTCGTCGCCGGGATGGATCGTTACCCGCGGCACGGGCAGGTCGATGCCGGCGGCCCGGGCCCCGGACAGGGCCGCGGAGGCGGCCATGCCGGCGATGAAGACGCAGATAAGCAGTCGGACGAACATCGCCGGTCTCCGGGATCGGGTTATCGGATGCCCTTGGTCACCGTGCCGGCCATGTCGTCGGCGGCCTGGATGACCTTGGAATTCATTTCGTAGCCGCGCTGCGCCGAGATCAGTTCGGTGATCTCCTTGACCGGGTCGACGTTGGAGGCTTCCTGGTAACCTTGGCGGATCACCCCGAAGCCCGGGTCGCCGGCGACGCCGTCGAGGCCGATGCCGGAGGCCGGCGTCTCGCGGAACAGGTTGCCGCCGACCGGCTCCAGGCCGACGTCGTTGGCGAAATTGGTCAAGGCGAGCTGACCGAGTTCGCGCGGGTTGAGCTCGCCGGCGACCTGGGCGAACACCTGGCCGGACTCGTTGATGATGATGTCGACGGTGTCGGGCGGGAACAGGATCGCCGGCTCGATGCCGTAGCCGTCCAGCGTCACCAGCCGGCCTTCCGCGTTCTTGTTGAACGATCCGGCGCGGGTGTAGAGCGTC from Polymorphum gilvum SL003B-26A1 carries:
- the flgI gene encoding flagellar basal body P-ring protein FlgI, whose amino-acid sequence is MRLLLALLAILLAVPPAAAMVRIKDIASLQGVRDNQLVGYGLVIGLQGSGDTLRNSPFTEQSLQSMLDSMGVNVRGARLRTRNVAAVVVTADLPAFTGKGSRIDVSVSSLGDAGSLAGGTLIATPLMGADGSVYAVAQGAVAVSGFSEAGQAERLKQGIPTVGRIPNGALIERDIPDRFANIPALVLELSNPDFRTAVRVADAINRHTKAQYGMTAARERDYRSIDLKAPANVGVTRFIAEIEGLLVQPDQAARVVIDERTGTVVIGRDVQVSTVAVTHGNLTVRITEAPEISQPAPFSYQGQTAVAPRTFIDAQQDGGQLAIVGGSDLQTLVRGLNRIGLKPTGIIAILQAIKTAGALQADLVIQ
- the flgA gene encoding flagellar basal body P-ring formation chaperone FlgA, producing MFVRLLICVFIAGMAASAALSGARAAGIDLPVPRVTIHPGDEIGADLLIERRFPANTTRQFAIVTSPRDLVGMVARRTLLPGQPVPLGAVAPVMLVKRGEPARLVFKEGGLFIMTQVEALQSGGAGAVVRVRNVDSGVIVTGTVQADGSILTEN
- a CDS encoding flagellar basal body-associated FliL family protein — protein: MADTAFPGSTRRVRASGGSSAGFVGMLAFLTLLACGVGAVAGLHLAETVREAAAREARGASASAPAAPVYAVNARLRGLKPLVTNLAAPRDAWIRLQASIVLDDGDVEEAGMLAGRIEEDVVAYLRTITLSQVEGAAGLQHLREDLNERAVARSGGRVRELILESLVIQ
- the flgG gene encoding flagellar basal-body rod protein FlgG is translated as MKALAIAATGMSAQQLNVEVIANNIANMNTTAYKRARAEFSDLLYQAERLQGVPNRGGEDPVPEGAQLGLGVKTAAIRKLHMQGTLTNTDNKLDLAIDGRGWFQVTGPEGETLYTRAGSFNKNAEGRLVTLDGYGIEPAILFPPDTVDIIINESGQVFAQVAGELNPRELGQLALTNFANDVGLEPVGGNLFRETPASGIGLDGVAGDPGFGVIRQGYQEASNVDPVKEITELISAQRGYEMNSKVIQAADDMAGTVTKGIR
- the fliP gene encoding flagellar type III secretion system pore protein FliP (The bacterial flagellar biogenesis protein FliP forms a type III secretion system (T3SS)-type pore required for flagellar assembly.) → MRLVLAAAFLLATATAAGAQIPDLSTLIPEGEGSASGRIVQIIALLTVLSVAPGILIMVTSFTRFAVALSFLRSGIGLQTTPGNLILISLALFMTFYVMAPTFDRAWTQGVVPLMNNEIDEQEAYGRITEPFREFMLSQVREQDLVLFDDLAAGRLTDTPAASPREVELRVLIPAFMISELRRGFEIGFLIALPFLVIDMIVATITMSMGMMMLPPTVISLPFKALFFILIDGWNLLVGSLVRSFF
- a CDS encoding flagellin, which codes for MSSLMTNASAMTALQTLSATNKALAETQSRISTGYRVATAEDNAAYWSIATTMRSDNMALSAVEDALGLGAATLDTMYTAMDSTVDLVNEIKAKLVAARQPGVDRGKIQEEITALQDNLRSIADSAVFNGENWLSVDSSDAAYNATKSVVGSFSRQGGAITIEKIDIDITRTELYDDADQSGILDKAQANGNTVATINIAALTDSAADLTTLEGMISDVDDALGEITDAATSLGAAKRRVELQREFISALTDALDRGIGQLVDADMNAESTRLQALQVQQQLGIQALSIANSSSQNILSLFR
- a CDS encoding MotE family protein gives rise to the protein MVKKLPNGRTLYPFCLAAVLATGCLGAAAQDAGAGDKGQETDAALYCRNTADTAAEARLAWQTWNLVALEEKVKLRIDELERKRAEFQEWVERRERVLEEVEGHVVSIFSRMRPEAAAAQLATLEENTAVAVLVKLKARQASQILDEMEPARAAQLTHSMAGLSRASAEESH
- the flgH gene encoding flagellar basal body L-ring protein FlgH, translated to MRAVPALLGSLLLAGCAGQLNEVGREPTMSPVGYGLMAQPGAMFPLNTFSPSARKEYNSLWVSGREDFFSDPRARRIGDVLTVRIAINDKATLDNTSNRRRNSSIGFGGEASAGWDGSSTGGDAALDASSASSSTGKGSIDRKEEIALSVAAVVTDRLPNGNLVISGSQEVRVNYEMRVLHVTGIVRPRDIGGDNTIAYDKIAEARISYGGRGRISEIQQPGWGQQVLDIVTPF